The Mycolicibacterium smegmatis genome has a window encoding:
- a CDS encoding DUF7340 domain-containing protein: MQLAELIRELVEPKMVGGVKMCSVLDQLHALGRPRNLIIEIEQTAAKWYPELASTADRLRIVANNPKDSEAMARTVKSWIRRADRVLNPKPRRLIPGQCPECGASEVVRDHRGEEVRQPTLLVGVDGCECRSCRAVWEPDQLLDLAKYLGFPTPEGVCA; this comes from the coding sequence TTGCAGCTCGCTGAACTGATTCGGGAACTGGTGGAACCGAAGATGGTTGGGGGCGTGAAGATGTGCTCGGTCCTGGACCAGCTCCACGCCCTTGGCCGTCCCCGAAATCTGATCATTGAGATCGAACAGACCGCCGCCAAGTGGTACCCGGAACTGGCCTCCACGGCTGATCGGCTTCGCATCGTCGCCAACAACCCGAAGGACTCCGAGGCGATGGCAAGGACTGTGAAGAGTTGGATTCGTCGGGCCGACCGGGTGTTGAACCCGAAGCCCCGCCGGTTGATCCCCGGCCAATGCCCAGAGTGCGGTGCCTCCGAAGTGGTTCGAGACCATCGTGGTGAAGAAGTCCGCCAACCAACCCTCCTTGTCGGTGTTGATGGTTGTGAGTGCCGATCTTGTCGGGCCGTGTGGGAACCGGACCAGCTGCTGGACTTGGCGAAGTATCTCGGGTTCCCGACACCAGAAGGTGTGTGCGCGTAG
- a CDS encoding LtfC-like domain-containing protein encodes MTIKLGWEPHRIKPIFSKGVDWIVSVEPEGDSPVWPEGATVTAVVYDKATDVSAPLDEWIVLYSWEGTIQDDVLTIRAESADTDMVPAGSLMRIRVSFPNTPNTDDYLFAKGVVARDD; translated from the coding sequence ATGACCATCAAGCTTGGCTGGGAGCCCCACCGCATCAAGCCAATCTTCTCCAAGGGTGTCGATTGGATTGTTTCCGTTGAGCCCGAGGGCGATTCACCTGTGTGGCCAGAAGGGGCGACCGTCACCGCGGTTGTCTACGACAAGGCCACCGACGTGTCCGCACCCTTGGACGAGTGGATCGTCCTGTACTCGTGGGAGGGCACCATCCAGGACGACGTCCTGACGATCCGGGCTGAGTCGGCGGACACCGACATGGTCCCGGCAGGCTCCCTGATGAGGATTCGCGTCAGCTTCCCCAATACCCCGAACACCGACGACTACCTGTTCGCCAAGGGCGTGGTGGCCCGCGATGACTAA
- a CDS encoding NUMOD4 motif-containing HNH endonuclease, with amino-acid sequence MTEWRPIAGFEDEYLISDDGRVFSVRMGGILSGGLASSGYRYVSLSKAGDKKQFYVHHLVAAEFIGPRPDGMVIMHLDDDTLNNNVDNLKYGTQAENIRHSFRDGRRGVLAKDTPCQEDGCEDFVESRGCCRRHYVRHQYRGTGPFADNPPCTVNGCDTPAGHIRRRLCGFHYQKASKRTDFVSFISDDVCAKGHPRAEYQRVTPMGDKYCSRCQSAWNKKWITEARKKVQARINAS; translated from the coding sequence ATGACCGAGTGGCGTCCCATTGCGGGCTTCGAGGACGAATACCTCATTTCCGATGACGGTCGAGTGTTCAGCGTACGCATGGGAGGAATTCTCTCAGGCGGACTCGCCAGTTCCGGCTACAGGTATGTGTCCCTATCCAAAGCGGGAGACAAAAAGCAGTTCTATGTCCACCATCTCGTCGCCGCCGAATTCATTGGGCCACGACCTGACGGAATGGTCATCATGCACCTGGACGACGACACCCTGAACAACAACGTCGACAACCTCAAGTACGGCACCCAGGCGGAGAACATTCGCCATTCCTTCCGGGATGGACGGCGGGGCGTCCTAGCGAAAGACACCCCATGCCAAGAGGATGGGTGCGAGGACTTTGTAGAGTCTCGCGGGTGCTGCCGCCGGCACTACGTGCGGCACCAATACCGTGGCACCGGCCCCTTCGCGGACAACCCACCCTGCACCGTGAACGGTTGCGACACCCCAGCGGGACATATCCGACGACGACTGTGCGGTTTCCATTACCAAAAGGCCTCCAAGAGAACGGACTTCGTGTCCTTCATCAGTGACGACGTGTGCGCCAAAGGCCACCCAAGGGCCGAGTACCAGAGGGTCACCCCAATGGGTGACAAATACTGCTCACGGTGCCAGTCCGCCTGGAACAAGAAGTGGATAACCGAGGCCCGCAAGAAGGTCCAGGCAAGGATCAACGCCTCGTGA
- a CDS encoding NTP transferase domain-containing protein: MSVRHIIMAAGEGTRWGNHTGVPKHLISPLDDGEALLARLVRQLHERGENDVIVTGPQDYKDYLPDHVQVVTPDVLGDTDEWLGVTKFHNTVPHWSSTGRTILYWGDCWLDDCVVDAITRYEARRWLNWCRVNKSRVTGCPYGENFAVSFFPEHHSKYLEAMQITADAHRDGEITRSGGWEVLRAYAGARGPKIRTMNRNLPQVRDVGYMGTSFSDDFDKPEDFDRWQKNWKKRNA; encoded by the coding sequence ATGAGCGTCCGACACATCATCATGGCTGCCGGTGAAGGAACCCGATGGGGCAATCACACCGGAGTGCCGAAGCATCTGATTTCCCCGCTGGATGACGGTGAGGCGTTGTTGGCACGATTGGTGCGGCAGCTCCACGAGCGGGGCGAGAACGACGTGATCGTGACCGGCCCCCAGGACTACAAGGACTACCTCCCCGACCATGTTCAGGTCGTCACCCCGGATGTTTTGGGTGACACCGATGAGTGGCTGGGGGTGACCAAGTTCCACAACACGGTGCCGCATTGGTCGTCTACCGGCCGCACGATCCTCTATTGGGGTGACTGTTGGCTTGATGACTGTGTGGTGGACGCGATCACCCGGTACGAGGCTCGCCGTTGGTTGAACTGGTGCCGCGTCAACAAGTCTCGGGTCACTGGTTGCCCATACGGGGAAAACTTCGCTGTCTCGTTCTTCCCAGAGCACCACAGCAAGTACCTGGAGGCAATGCAGATCACGGCTGATGCTCACCGGGACGGTGAAATCACTCGGTCGGGCGGTTGGGAGGTGCTGCGGGCTTACGCCGGGGCGCGGGGACCGAAGATCCGCACCATGAACCGCAACCTGCCGCAGGTCCGCGATGTTGGGTATATGGGCACATCGTTCTCTGACGACTTTGACAAGCCAGAGGACTTCGACCGGTGGCAGAAGAACTGGAAGAAGCGGAATGCCTGA
- a CDS encoding helix-turn-helix domain-containing protein, with protein MKINESGALMGIAQASRVLGIDRRLVDQLVKQGQVKSVVIGARTYIVRSSIMAFLGEGGE; from the coding sequence ATGAAAATCAATGAATCAGGTGCCCTCATGGGCATTGCCCAGGCGTCTCGGGTCCTGGGGATCGACCGCCGGCTGGTGGATCAACTGGTCAAACAGGGCCAGGTCAAGTCCGTTGTTATCGGGGCCCGTACTTACATTGTGCGGAGTTCCATCATGGCCTTCCTCGGGGAGGGGGGCGAATGA